A DNA window from Setaria viridis chromosome 2, Setaria_viridis_v4.0, whole genome shotgun sequence contains the following coding sequences:
- the LOC117845950 gene encoding protein CIA1: MDGGAGAAVELREAHRLAGHADRVWALAWNPSPGAGPVLASCGGDKAVRIWKRAPDGAWHCSDVLEDTHNRTVRSCAWSPDGKLLATASFDATTAVWEYNGGDFECVATLEGHENEVKSVSWSPSGLLLATCSRDKTAWIWEVQPGNEYECVSVMQGHTQDVKMVQWHPLLDILVSVSYDNTIKVWADDGDDEWHCVQTLTEANNCGHSSTVWAVSFNHKGDRMVTCSDDRTLKIWDTSADLSQPKTGEGHESWRHLSTLTGYHDRTIFSAHWSSEDIIASGAGDDAICLFAEERSSMAEGPLYKLILKKEKAHDMDINCVRWCPQDPRLLASASDDGTVKLWELRGSVLD, translated from the exons atggacggcggcgcgggcgcggcggtggagctgCGCGAGGCCCACCGCCTGGCGGGCCACGCCGACCGCGTGTGGGCGCTCGCCTGGAACCCATCCCCGGGCGCCGGCCCCGTCCTCGCCTCCTGCGGCGGCGACAAGGCCGTCCGGATCTGGAAGCGCGCCCCCGACGGCGCCTGGCACTGCTCG GACGTGCTGGAGGACACGCACAACCGCACGGTGAGGTCCTGTGCCTGGTCCCCCGACGGGAAGCTGCTGGCCACCGCGAGCTTCGACGCCACCACGGCCGTGTGGGAGTACAACGGCGGCGACTTTGAGTGCGTCGCCACACTGGAG GGGCACGAGAACGAGGTGAAGAGCGTGTCGTGGAGCCCATCCGGGTTGCTGCTCGCCACCTGCAGCCGGGACAAGACGGCGTGGATATGGGAGGTGCAGCCGGGCAACGAGTACGAGTGCGTGTCGGTGATGCAGGGGCACACACAGGATGTGAAGATGGTGCAGTGGCACCCTCTCCTTGATATTCTGGTCTCCGTCAGCTATGATAATACAATCAAG GTCTGGGCTGATGACGGGGACGATGAGTGGCACTGTGTACAGACATTAACCGAAGCCAATAACTG TGGTCATTCATCAACAGTATGGGCAGTATCCTTCAACCATAAAGGTGATAGGATGGTCACATGCAG TGATGACCGCACATTAAAAATATGGGACACCAGTGCTGATTTGTCTCAACCAAAAACTGGTGAAGGTCATGAATCTTG GCGACACCTTTCTACTCTCACAGGATATCATGACCGAACTATTTTTTCAGCCCATTGGTCAAG TGAGGATATTATAGCTAGTGGTGCTGGTGATGATGCGATCTGCTTATTTGCTGAGGAGAGGAGTAGCATG GCTGAGGGGCCTTTGTACAAACTAATATTGAAGAAAGAGAAGGCACATGACATGGACATAAACTGTGTCCGATGGTGTCCTCAG GACCCGAGGTTATTGGCATCTGCGAGCGACGATGGCACAGTGAAATTGTGGGAGCTGAGGGGGAGTGTACTGGATTGA
- the LOC117845948 gene encoding uncharacterized protein, which translates to MAAAAAALRTPAVRRPLLAASTLLRTCRHLSSTSPPPPPHHPNPVASELLRLLSAAPSWTPDLAGAVSSSLSSAPASAADVVIPVLRVLKNPSIAAPFFLLASSASSPHPLPADAYNAVLPFLSHDLAALEKILEEMSVLGYGVPNPACADLVATLVRARRLDDAERAIGAMRRLKFRPAFSAYTVLIGALAEARRPERALELLRQMQEVGYEVGVPLFTTLVRALAREGRVGGALELVDEVKGSCLEPDIVLYNVCIDCFGKAGNVDMAWKFFHELKAQGLKPDDVSYTSMIWVLCKAGRLSEAEELFGQMEAERAVPCAYAYNTMIMGYGSAGQFEDAYKLLDQLKERGCIPSVVSFNSILTCLGKKRKVEEALTLFEAMKMDAEPNSSTYNIIIDMLCMAGKVEEAYKLRDEMEHAGLFPNLLTVNIMVDRFCKAKKLEEAYKIFETASQRGCNPDSVTYCSLIDGLGKKGMVDDAYRLFENMLDAGHNANPVVYTSLIRNFFMHGRKEDGHKIFKEMNRRGCHPDLTLLNTYMDCIFKAGDIERGRAIFDDIKGYGFLPDVRSYSILIHGLTKAGHARETSNIFHAMKQQGFILDARAYNAVVDGFCKSGKVDKAYEVLEEMKVKRVPPTVATYGSIIDGLAKIDRLDEAYMLFEEAKSKGIELNVIVYSSLIDGFGKVGRIDEAYLILEEMMKKGLTPNVYTWNSLLDALVKAEEINEALICFQSMKEMKCSPNTYTYSILINGLCRVQKYNKAFVFWQEMQKQGLVPNVVTYTTMISGLAKVGNITDACSLFERFKANGGIPDAASFNALIEGMSHANRAIEAYQVFEETRLRGCRINVKACISLLDALNKAECLEQAAVVGAVLREIAKSQHASRSL; encoded by the coding sequence atggcggcggcggcggcggcgctgcggacGCCGGCGGTTCGCCGGCCTCTCCTCGCCGCTTCCACGCTCCTTCGCACCTGCCGCCACCTCTCGTCGACcagtccaccacctccaccgcaCCACCCCAATCCCGTCGCCTCtgagctcctccgcctcctctccgccgcccctTCATGGACGcccgacctcgccggcgccgtctcctcctccctctccagcgccccggcctccgccgcggacGTCGTCATACCCGTCCTCCGCGTCCTCAAGAACCCCTCCATCGCCGCCCCAttcttcctcctcgcctcctccgcctcatccCCGCACCCGCTCCCCGCCGACGCCTACAACGCTGTCCTCCCGTTCCTCTCCCACGACCTCGCGGCCCTGGAGAAGATCCTCGAGGAGATGAGCGTCCTCGGGTACGGCGTCCCCAACCCCGCCTGCGCCGACCTCGTCGCCACCCTcgtccgcgcccgccgcctcgaCGACGCCGAGCGCGCGATTGGGGCCATGCGGCGGCTCAAGTTCCGTCCGGCGTTCTCGGCGTACACGGTGCTGATCGGCGCGCTGGCGGAGGCGAGACGGCCCGAGCGCGCGCTGGAGCTGCTGCGGCAGATGCAGGAGGTTGGGTACGAGGTGGGCGTGCCGCTGTTCACGACTCTGGTGCGGGCGCTGGCCCGTGAGGGGCGCGTTGGGGGCGCACTGGAGCTGGTGGATGAGGTGAAGGGGAGCTGCCTTGAGCCGGATATCGTCCTGTACAATGTGTGCATTGATTGTTTTGGGAAGGCTGGGAATGTGGACATGGCCTGGAAGTTCTTCCACGAATTGAAGGCGCAAGGGCTGAAGCCTGATGATGTCTCGTACACGAGCATGATTTGGGTATTGTGCAAGGCGGGGAGGCTAAGTGAGGCTGAGGAGCTGTTTGGTCAGATGGAGGCAGAAAGAGCTGTGCCTTGTGCATATGCGTATAATACAATGATTATGGGCTATGGGTCTGCAGGCCAGTTTGAGGATGCCTATAAGCTGCTTGATCAGTTGAAGGAGAGGGGTTGTATTCCATCTGTCGTGTCGTTTAATTCGATTCTCACTTGCCTTGGGAAGAAGAGGAAAGTTGAAGAGGCACTGACCTTGTTTGAGGCCATGAAGATGGATGCAGAGCCAAATTCCTCGACATATAACATCATCATTGATATGCTTTGCATGGCTGGAAAGGTTGAGGAGGCCTATAAGTTACGGGATGAGATGGAGCATGCTGGTCTGTTCCCTAACTTGCTGACAGTGAATATAATGGTTGATAGGTTCTGCAAGGCAAAGAAGCTTGAGGAGGCCTATAAGATTTTTGAAACTGCAAGTCAAAGAGGTTGCAATCCTGATTCTGTGACGTATTGTTCTCTTATTGACGGATTAGGAAAGAAGGGAATGGTTGATGACGCTTATAGGTTATTTGAGAATATGTTAGATGCAGGCCACAATGCTAATCCTGTCGTATATACATCCTTGATAAGGAATTTCTTCATGCATGGGAGGAAAGAAGATGGACACAAAATCTTCAAAGAGATGAACCGTCGAGGATGCCATCCTGATCTTACCCTACtcaatacatacatggattgtATTTTCAAAGCTGGTGATATTGAAAGGGGAAGAGCAATATTTGATGACATCAAGGGTTATGGCTTCCTTCCTGATGTCCGAAGTTATTCCATTTTGATTCATGGTCTCACTAAAGCTGGCCATGCTAGAGAAACTTCCAACATTTTTCATGCCATGAAGCAGCAGGGTTTTATTCTTGATGCCCGGGCTTATAATGCTGTCGTTGATGGGTTCTGTAAATCTGGTAAGGTGGACAAGGCATATGAAGTTCTTGAGGAGATGAAGGTAAAGCGGGTACCTCCTACAGTTGCTACATATGGATCGATTATTGATGGTTTGGCTAAGATTGACAGGTTAGATGAAGCTTATATGCTTTTTGAGGAAGCAAAATCAAAAGGAATAGAATTGAATGTTATTGTGTATAGCTCCCTCATTGATGGGTTTGGAAAGGTTGGTAGGATAGATGAAGCTTATTTAATATTAGAAGAGATGATGAAGAAGGGTTTGACTCCGAATGTTTACACATGGAACAGCCTTCTGGATGCTTTAGTGAAAGCTGAAGAAATCAATGAAGCCCTTATTTGTTTCCAGTCAATGAAGGAAATGAAATGTTCACCGAACACTTATACATACAGTATTCTTATAAATGGCCTTTGCCGCGTACAGAAGTACAATAAGGCTTTTGTGTTCTGGCAAGAAATGCAGAAACAGGGATTGGTTCCTAATGTTGTGACTTACACAACCATGATTTCTGGGCTTGCAAAGGTAGGGAACATAACAGACGCTTGCAGTCTCTTTGAGAGGTTTAAGGCCAATGGTGGAATCCCCGATGCAGCAAGTTTCAATGCGCTTATAGAGGGAATGAGCCATGCAAATAGAGCAATTGAGGCATATCAGGTATTTGAAGAAACTCGATTACGAGGATGTAGAATTAATGTAAAGGCATGCATAAGTCTTCTAGATGCTTTGAACAAAGCTGAATGTCTTGAGCAGGCTGCTGTTGTGGGTGCAGTTTTGAGAGAGATTGCCAAGTCCCAGCATGCTTCGAGATCCTTGTAA
- the LOC117845951 gene encoding vesicle-associated membrane protein 724: MASPAPGGKGAGEGGDKAEWLIYAFVARGTAVLAEYTEFTGNFPSIAAQCLQRLPAGSSSASPGGSGAPARFSYSCDRHTFSFLLHRGYAYCVVAKESVPKNVSVAFLERLKDDFMKRYGGGKADTALAKSLNKEYGPVIKQHIQYVLEHSEELDKTLKVQAQVSEVKNIMLDNIEKTLGRGETLSELQDKTSDLRSQAQEFKKQGVKIRRKTWLQNMKIKLVILGILLLLVVIVWVSVCQGFDCTKHET, from the exons atggcgtcgccggcgcccggAGGGAAGGGGGCGGGGGAGGGCGGCGACAAGGCGGAGTGGCTGATCTACGCCTTCGTGGCGCGGGGCACGGCGGTGCTGGCGGAGTACACCGAGTTCACCGGCAACTTCCCCTCCATCGCCGCGCAATGCCTGCAGCGGCTacccgccggctcctcctccgccagccCCGGCGGTAGCGGCGCGCCGGCTCGGTTCAGCTACTCCTGCGACCGGCACACGTTCagcttcctcctccaccgcggcTACG CCTATTGTGTAGTTGCGAAGGAATCCGTTCCAAAGAATGTCTCGGTGGCCTTTCTTGAGAGGTTAAAAGATGACTTCATGAAGAGATATGGAGGTGGTAAAGCTGATACAGCTCTTGCAAAAAGTCTAAATAAAGAATATGG GCCAGTTATAAAGCAACACATTCAGTATGTTCTTGAACATTCAGAGGAACTAGACAAAACTTTGAAAGTGCAAGCCCAAGTTTCAGAAGTTAAAAATATCATGTTAGACAATATAGAAAAG ACATTGGGCCGTGGAGAAACATTGAGTGAACTCCAAGACAAGACTTCTGATCTACGTAGTCAG GCACAGGAGTTCAAGAAACAAGGGGTGAAAATTCGTAGGAAGACTTGGTTGCAGAACATGAAGATTAAGTTGGTGATTCTGGGAATCCTTTTGCTTCTCGTAGTTATCGTCTGGGTGTCCGTGTGCCAAGGCTTTGACTGCACGAAGCATGAAACATAA